Proteins from a single region of Fodinibius sp. Rm-B-1B1-1:
- a CDS encoding efflux RND transporter periplasmic adaptor subunit produces the protein MSKSKSSTKKLLYVVAGLVILIGLGAVVGKSMGWMGGGTAAKDVETTEVKLKTITEIVSASGKLQPEVEITMRPEVSGEIIELPVKEGDYVKEGELLVRIKPDIYQARIDETNAMLLTQKARLEQARASLLEAESVYEQNKKLYEREAISKTEFVQSETNYEAQKANFNAAKYQVQSSEAQLEQAKEELQKTIIRSPRDGTISKLAVEVGERVLGNTQSIGTELLRIAKMDQMEVQVEVNENDIVNVSVGDTSNIEVDAYPERVFKGVVTEIANSAEISGEGTNEQVTNYEVKIRVATPHNLDMVGDGEMVREESSEMTEDEFVPSFKPGMSAAVDVQTETARNVISVPIQAVTVRDFAGETPADTTQSDTTDVDQDLVVPEEDMRKVVFVVEDGKAVRKEVKTGISDNTHIQILSGIEAGEEVVTGSYRMLSQGLSDGDEVNVNNNRFGQMASN, from the coding sequence ATGAGTAAAAGTAAATCAAGTACAAAAAAATTACTGTATGTGGTTGCCGGTCTTGTTATTCTAATTGGACTCGGTGCTGTTGTTGGCAAGTCAATGGGATGGATGGGCGGCGGAACGGCTGCCAAAGATGTTGAAACGACGGAAGTAAAGCTAAAAACGATAACCGAAATTGTTTCAGCATCGGGCAAATTACAGCCCGAGGTAGAGATCACAATGCGGCCGGAGGTATCAGGAGAAATTATAGAGCTCCCGGTTAAAGAAGGAGATTATGTTAAAGAGGGAGAGCTTTTGGTTCGTATAAAACCGGACATCTATCAAGCTCGAATTGATGAAACCAATGCGATGTTATTGACCCAAAAAGCACGACTTGAACAGGCCCGTGCTTCCTTGTTAGAAGCAGAATCGGTGTATGAGCAGAATAAAAAGCTGTACGAAAGGGAAGCTATTTCAAAAACAGAATTTGTTCAGTCTGAGACTAATTATGAAGCACAAAAGGCTAATTTCAACGCGGCCAAATACCAGGTACAAAGTAGTGAGGCCCAACTGGAACAGGCCAAAGAAGAACTTCAGAAGACGATCATTCGCTCTCCGCGTGATGGTACCATTAGCAAGTTAGCAGTTGAAGTAGGGGAACGTGTTCTTGGTAATACGCAATCCATCGGAACGGAGCTGTTGCGAATTGCAAAAATGGACCAGATGGAAGTACAGGTTGAGGTTAATGAAAATGATATTGTAAATGTGTCGGTAGGAGATACCTCGAATATTGAAGTTGATGCCTATCCCGAACGTGTTTTTAAGGGCGTAGTAACAGAAATTGCCAACTCTGCTGAAATTTCTGGAGAAGGAACTAACGAACAGGTTACAAATTACGAAGTGAAAATCAGGGTGGCTACTCCACATAATCTTGATATGGTGGGGGACGGAGAAATGGTTCGGGAAGAATCATCCGAGATGACCGAAGATGAGTTTGTGCCTTCGTTTAAACCAGGTATGTCGGCTGCGGTGGATGTACAAACTGAAACGGCACGAAATGTGATTTCAGTACCCATACAAGCTGTTACAGTTCGTGATTTTGCCGGGGAAACACCTGCGGATACTACCCAAAGTGATACCACGGACGTTGATCAAGATTTAGTAGTACCGGAAGAAGATATGCGAAAGGTTGTATTTGTTGTGGAAGATGGTAAAGCCGTGCGTAAGGAAGTAAAAACGGGCATTAGTGATAATACACATATACAAATATTATCAGGTATTGAAGCAGGTGAAGAAGTAGTTACGGGTAGTTATCGTATGTTATCACAGGGATTGTCAGATGGCGATGAGGTGAATGTAAATAATAATCGGTTTGGACAGATGGCTTCAAACTAA
- a CDS encoding ABC transporter ATP-binding protein, whose translation MKKSVIQVQDLTKIYTMGSQEVRALDGVSFEVQENEYIAIMGPSGSGKSTLMNLIGCLDTPTSGTYILNGEDVSKFDDSDLAEVRNREIGFVFQTFNLLPRTDCLSNVELPLIYSGVKTAERHERAAKTLERVGLGDRIDHKPNELSGGQRQRVAIARALVNNPSILLADEPTGNLDTQTGDEIMMLFEELYRMGNTIIVVTHEPEIAQHARRIIRLRDGKIESDEPVENPALDEEEIMIESAAG comes from the coding sequence ATGAAAAAATCTGTAATTCAGGTTCAGGATTTAACAAAGATTTATACGATGGGTTCGCAAGAAGTGCGAGCCCTCGACGGTGTTTCATTTGAGGTGCAGGAGAATGAATATATCGCGATTATGGGTCCGTCCGGATCTGGGAAATCGACATTGATGAATCTAATCGGATGTTTGGATACTCCTACCTCGGGAACCTATATTTTAAATGGGGAAGATGTAAGTAAATTTGATGATTCCGATTTAGCCGAAGTACGGAACCGAGAAATTGGTTTTGTTTTTCAAACGTTTAATCTGCTACCACGCACCGATTGTCTGTCAAATGTAGAATTGCCTTTAATCTATTCTGGGGTAAAAACAGCTGAACGACACGAGCGTGCAGCAAAAACGTTGGAACGCGTCGGGTTAGGGGATCGCATAGATCACAAACCTAATGAACTTTCCGGTGGACAACGTCAGCGTGTTGCTATTGCCCGGGCTCTGGTCAACAATCCCTCTATTCTATTGGCTGATGAGCCAACGGGGAATCTCGATACACAGACCGGTGATGAGATTATGATGCTTTTTGAAGAGCTTTACCGGATGGGCAATACCATTATTGTGGTTACGCACGAGCCTGAAATTGCTCAGCATGCCCGCCGAATTATTCGCTTGCGTGATGGTAAGATTGAAAGTGATGAACCCGTTGAAAACCCCGCTCTGGATGAAGAGGAGATTATGATTGAGTCTGCAGCAGGTTAA
- a CDS encoding PIG-L family deacetylase yields MKILYVFPHPDDESFGPAPAIATQRRKGHEVYLFTLTRGEATKQRFRLGISKKEMGEIRYKEMQCVEKVLDLNGMTVFDLPDSGLKEMDPADIQEVIRSQVEKIQPDVLVTYAVHGISGFEDHLVSHAVVKSVYCDMKREGYDYPKRLAFFTHFSDKQGEGKFNLTSSKQEDIDCWVEANEEDYNKFLAALDCYETYQEVIEDSNVKEEVGNRVPFEIFQEDYDPPLKDITDQLSDK; encoded by the coding sequence ATGAAGATATTGTATGTATTTCCCCATCCCGATGATGAATCATTTGGTCCTGCACCGGCCATTGCTACACAGCGAAGAAAAGGGCATGAGGTATACTTGTTTACCCTTACCAGGGGTGAGGCAACGAAACAGCGATTTCGGCTGGGCATCAGCAAAAAAGAGATGGGAGAAATCCGTTATAAGGAGATGCAGTGCGTTGAAAAAGTGTTGGATTTAAACGGTATGACTGTTTTTGACCTGCCAGATAGTGGGTTAAAGGAGATGGATCCTGCTGATATCCAGGAAGTAATTCGAAGCCAAGTAGAAAAAATTCAACCGGATGTGCTCGTGACCTACGCAGTACATGGAATTAGTGGTTTTGAAGATCATTTGGTAAGTCATGCCGTGGTAAAGAGCGTGTATTGTGATATGAAAAGAGAAGGGTACGATTATCCCAAAAGATTAGCCTTTTTTACCCATTTTAGCGATAAGCAGGGAGAGGGAAAGTTTAACCTCACATCATCCAAACAGGAAGATATCGATTGCTGGGTGGAAGCAAATGAAGAAGATTACAATAAGTTTTTAGCGGCCCTTGATTGTTATGAAACCTATCAGGAGGTAATCGAGGATAGTAATGTTAAGGAAGAGGTTGGGAACCGCGTTCCTTTTGAAATCTTTCAAGAAGATTATGATCCACCGCTTAAAGATATTACCGATCAATTATCCGATAAATAA
- a CDS encoding AI-2E family transporter — protein MSDTYPIWLKGTAILIGLVLIVVVFLYGKFILMPLAFAALIAMLLEPISAWLQKYKVNRVVAIITSMVLMTIVLGGILSLLSIQLVQFADRLPEANTKLQSLSNDVIQFFETTFNLAPERQVQFLERGLETGINKSGEYISSILGTTTSVFTTVGLLPFFVFFMMYYKKMYRTFLHRSVEGQNDAIDSVMDSIQSVTQNYIVGMITVISILAMLNAIGLWIVGIEHVLFFATFAAILAVIPYIGIIIGSLPAIIFALLFTDSLLNPVGVIAVFAVVQFLEGNFITPNIIGSKVSINPFMALVALVIGGQLWGIAGMILFVPFLGILKCVFDQVDGLKPYGYLLGNRMAYEVADSPEDDT, from the coding sequence ATGAGTGATACATATCCTATCTGGCTAAAAGGAACGGCTATATTGATTGGGCTGGTCTTAATAGTTGTAGTATTTTTGTATGGTAAATTTATTTTAATGCCGCTCGCTTTTGCTGCACTCATTGCTATGTTACTGGAACCCATTAGCGCTTGGTTGCAAAAGTATAAGGTTAATCGTGTGGTAGCTATTATCACCAGTATGGTACTTATGACCATTGTATTAGGTGGAATTTTGTCACTGCTTTCCATTCAGCTGGTACAATTTGCTGATCGTTTGCCGGAAGCAAATACTAAACTTCAATCTTTGAGCAATGATGTTATCCAGTTTTTTGAGACAACGTTTAATCTTGCTCCCGAGCGACAAGTTCAATTCTTGGAGCGTGGTTTAGAAACAGGCATCAATAAAAGTGGGGAATATATAAGCAGTATCTTGGGAACTACGACAAGCGTATTCACTACCGTAGGGCTTTTACCGTTCTTTGTCTTTTTTATGATGTACTACAAAAAAATGTATCGCACTTTTCTGCATCGCTCTGTTGAAGGACAAAATGATGCTATTGATTCTGTGATGGATAGCATTCAAAGTGTGACTCAAAATTATATTGTAGGGATGATAACGGTTATTTCTATACTGGCCATGTTAAATGCAATTGGATTATGGATTGTTGGTATTGAGCATGTGCTGTTTTTTGCAACTTTTGCGGCTATATTGGCTGTTATTCCTTACATTGGGATTATTATAGGAAGTTTGCCGGCTATTATTTTTGCTCTCCTGTTTACTGATTCGTTACTAAATCCAGTTGGCGTAATAGCCGTATTTGCGGTAGTGCAATTTTTGGAAGGGAATTTTATCACTCCCAACATTATTGGTTCAAAAGTGAGTATTAACCCCTTTATGGCCTTAGTTGCGTTGGTAATTGGGGGACAATTATGGGGAATTGCGGGAATGATTTTATTCGTACCATTTTTAGGGATTCTAAAATGTGTATTTGACCAGGTTGATGGACTTAAACCATACGGGTATTTGCTTGGGAACCGCATGGCGTATGAGGTCGCTGACTCTCCTGAAGATGATACCTAA
- a CDS encoding lycopene cyclase family protein has product MNQEYDYIIAGAGAAGLSLAYKMLHPFFDDKRILVVDESLNPSHNKTWCFWDNKTPPFADLMYRQWNNAEVSISGKRIKSPLNEYTYYCLRSIDFQEQILRRLKKESRFDFLESTIEDLSVSYGIPILQTKSNSYQAEFIFQSCFSPWNSSTDQPDYPLLQHFLGWEVKTTKPVFDDAFFTLMDFDDTFDEGIAFIYLLPWSKTSALIEYTIFSDELLSREKYEEKISIYLNNRYNLKPIDYKITRTEFGEIPMKDRPHKPWYDTRILNIGTVGGVTKPSTGYTFSRIQKQTDQIIRDLQTDEKPNAHSPSKTRFKAYDLWLLQIIHDHPSEAYHVFNQLFKNNSMDAIFSFLAEESAITDDFKIMSSVPYTPFFRAIWQTKERLLEI; this is encoded by the coding sequence TTGAACCAAGAGTATGATTATATCATTGCGGGAGCCGGTGCAGCAGGCCTTTCCTTGGCCTACAAAATGCTCCACCCTTTTTTTGATGATAAGCGCATCCTTGTTGTAGATGAGTCGCTGAATCCTTCTCACAACAAAACATGGTGCTTTTGGGATAATAAAACGCCTCCCTTTGCTGATTTAATGTACCGCCAATGGAACAACGCAGAAGTTAGCATTTCAGGCAAACGGATCAAAAGCCCTCTCAACGAATATACCTATTATTGCCTGCGCAGCATAGACTTCCAAGAACAGATACTCCGCAGATTAAAGAAAGAGTCACGCTTTGATTTCCTTGAAAGTACTATAGAAGACCTTTCGGTTTCCTACGGAATCCCTATTTTACAGACCAAATCCAATTCATATCAAGCAGAATTTATCTTCCAAAGCTGCTTTAGCCCCTGGAATAGTAGTACCGACCAACCTGATTATCCATTGCTACAACACTTTTTAGGATGGGAAGTAAAAACCACAAAACCCGTCTTTGATGATGCTTTTTTTACATTGATGGATTTTGACGACACCTTCGACGAAGGTATCGCCTTTATCTACTTGCTACCCTGGTCCAAGACCTCTGCCCTTATTGAATACACTATTTTTTCCGATGAATTGCTATCAAGAGAAAAGTATGAAGAAAAAATTTCTATCTACCTCAACAATAGATACAATCTTAAACCCATTGATTATAAGATAACACGTACAGAATTTGGGGAAATCCCAATGAAAGATCGTCCTCATAAACCTTGGTATGATACCCGAATATTAAACATAGGCACCGTAGGTGGGGTCACCAAACCATCCACGGGATATACCTTTTCCCGAATTCAAAAGCAGACCGACCAAATCATTCGAGATTTACAAACAGACGAAAAACCCAACGCACATTCTCCATCAAAAACAAGATTTAAAGCTTATGATTTATGGCTTCTACAAATCATTCATGACCACCCATCAGAAGCATACCATGTGTTTAATCAACTATTTAAAAACAATTCGATGGATGCCATTTTCAGCTTTTTAGCTGAAGAATCTGCTATTACAGATGATTTTAAGATCATGAGTAGCGTTCCATACACTCCTTTTTTTAGAGCCATCTGGCAAACAAAAGAACGCCTCTTGGAAATTTAG
- a CDS encoding TspO/MBR family protein, with protein MKNIVSLLIWILVCSLAGIFAAQFEPGVWYEALQKPVWTPPNWVFPVVWPILYIMMGTSAWLIWRMDSVSLTDYEFKWFFIQLILNALWSWLFFGKQYISTGLAEILLLWIAIAFTILLFGKKRRSAGLLLIPYFLWISYASALNFAIWQLN; from the coding sequence ATGAAAAACATAGTTAGCCTTTTAATATGGATTTTAGTCTGCAGCCTTGCTGGAATCTTTGCTGCTCAATTTGAGCCGGGGGTATGGTACGAAGCTCTACAAAAACCTGTCTGGACCCCACCGAATTGGGTTTTTCCTGTTGTCTGGCCCATCCTTTATATCATGATGGGAACTTCTGCCTGGCTCATTTGGCGAATGGATTCTGTATCTCTGACCGACTATGAGTTTAAATGGTTTTTTATCCAGCTCATTTTGAACGCACTTTGGTCCTGGCTCTTTTTCGGTAAACAATATATTTCGACGGGATTAGCTGAGATTTTATTACTTTGGATCGCCATTGCTTTTACCATACTTTTATTTGGAAAGAAAAGGCGATCCGCCGGACTATTACTCATTCCGTATTTTCTATGGATAAGCTACGCCTCAGCGCTAAACTTTGCGATCTGGCAACTTAATTAA
- a CDS encoding outer membrane beta-barrel protein, whose translation MRVIKYFLLATVLMLSTNSYAQNGVSENEQKNNFQVGLFYSINTNLSGDIELSDEIGYRTKYNRNNFTAGLDLQYSIIKSLALQSGMSYSNRDFSGTYYCNVCDFMTPPQQEEINLRFIQVPTALRYSNYFNNLGFFGKIGVLTQLVIEEPNNNEFYELETNSYSLSGILGAGIEYKFGGAFSTALSTNYANGLTQIFEDADYSYKTLGIQLDLSIEL comes from the coding sequence ATGCGTGTTATTAAATACTTTCTTCTTGCTACAGTTTTAATGCTTTCTACGAATTCATATGCCCAAAATGGTGTATCTGAAAATGAACAAAAAAATAACTTTCAGGTAGGTTTATTCTATTCAATAAACACCAATTTAAGCGGAGATATTGAATTAAGTGATGAGATTGGATATAGAACTAAATATAATAGAAATAACTTTACTGCTGGATTAGACTTGCAGTATTCGATCATTAAAAGTTTGGCTTTGCAGTCCGGGATGAGTTATTCTAACAGAGATTTTTCGGGAACGTATTATTGTAATGTTTGTGATTTTATGACGCCTCCCCAACAGGAAGAAATAAATCTTCGATTCATACAAGTTCCTACTGCACTCCGATATTCAAATTATTTCAACAATCTTGGTTTCTTTGGGAAAATAGGTGTCCTTACTCAGCTTGTGATCGAAGAACCAAATAATAATGAATTTTATGAATTAGAAACTAACTCTTATTCCTTGAGTGGAATCTTAGGAGCTGGAATAGAGTATAAGTTCGGCGGTGCTTTTTCGACCGCACTATCAACAAATTATGCAAATGGATTAACACAAATTTTTGAAGACGCAGATTATTCATATAAAACTTTGGGTATTCAGCTTGATCTCTCTATTGAATTATAA
- a CDS encoding RNA polymerase sigma factor, which produces MSKGNLKKVLEGDYEAFRLIIRKHKDDAFTLAMSVVKNETLAQDVVQVAFIKAYDKLDTFRGESKFSTWFYRIVINEAYNRQKKQKKKAQPLESISQDSIPTEELNEIFSKIEKDNQRYFINEALMKLPADYSLALRLFYLEEFNLKEISETTGWTNVNTRVLLHRARKEMKSVLTELLKLKKEDLY; this is translated from the coding sequence ATGTCAAAAGGCAATTTAAAAAAAGTTCTGGAGGGGGATTATGAGGCGTTTCGCCTTATCATCAGAAAGCATAAAGATGATGCTTTTACCCTCGCCATGTCGGTTGTAAAAAATGAGACATTGGCCCAGGATGTGGTTCAGGTTGCTTTTATCAAAGCCTATGACAAGCTGGATACATTCAGAGGGGAGTCCAAATTCTCCACGTGGTTCTATCGGATTGTTATTAATGAGGCTTATAATCGACAAAAGAAGCAGAAGAAAAAAGCTCAGCCCCTGGAGAGTATATCCCAAGATAGTATACCGACAGAAGAGCTCAATGAAATCTTTTCAAAGATAGAAAAAGACAACCAGCGGTATTTTATAAATGAGGCCCTGATGAAGCTTCCGGCCGATTACAGCTTGGCGTTGCGCCTTTTTTACCTGGAGGAGTTCAACCTGAAGGAAATTAGCGAAACAACCGGCTGGACCAATGTCAATACCCGTGTGCTATTGCACAGAGCGCGAAAAGAAATGAAAAGTGTGCTGACCGAATTGTTAAAGTTAAAAAAAGAGGATCTATACTGA
- a CDS encoding DUF6249 domain-containing protein, with amino-acid sequence MDPHITVTLIFIAFLLTAFLTLGFFVWYTIHKSKEKERIVLLEKGYDPKDIPDRNMTNFSGLKMGYVVTSMVIGLTIGLFLEEVFEAAPVIGMFLFGGIGLIIAHNVDKSNGKS; translated from the coding sequence ATGGACCCCCATATAACCGTCACCCTTATTTTTATCGCTTTTCTGCTTACCGCTTTTCTAACCCTGGGATTTTTTGTGTGGTATACCATTCATAAATCCAAGGAAAAAGAGCGGATTGTTCTGCTGGAAAAGGGATATGATCCCAAGGATATACCGGACCGGAATATGACCAATTTTTCCGGGTTAAAAATGGGATATGTAGTAACCAGCATGGTTATCGGCTTGACGATAGGCCTATTCCTTGAAGAAGTATTTGAAGCTGCTCCTGTAATTGGCATGTTCCTGTTTGGAGGAATCGGATTAATAATTGCCCATAATGTGGACAAGTCAAATGGCAAATCCTGA
- a CDS encoding MgtC/SapB family protein: protein MMPNILSGYELVFLIDVALSLLAGFSIGAERESRGKDAGISTHSLVITGAMLFTFLSMRVDPSSQSRIAAQVVTGIGFLGAGLILKEGATVKNLTTAASIWFAGAIGMTFGFGYHVIGIIATVISGIIPRLAHLSRRNQRPKENKD, encoded by the coding sequence ATGATGCCAAATATCTTATCGGGATATGAATTAGTATTCCTTATCGATGTCGCCTTATCTCTCCTGGCGGGTTTTAGTATTGGAGCTGAACGAGAATCCAGGGGCAAAGATGCAGGAATAAGTACCCACAGCTTGGTCATTACAGGTGCTATGCTTTTTACTTTTTTATCGATGAGAGTAGATCCTTCCTCACAATCCCGTATAGCAGCACAAGTTGTAACGGGCATTGGCTTTTTGGGTGCGGGATTAATACTCAAAGAAGGTGCAACAGTAAAAAATCTAACCACGGCAGCCAGTATATGGTTCGCGGGAGCAATCGGCATGACCTTTGGGTTTGGATATCACGTTATTGGAATCATTGCCACTGTTATTTCAGGTATTATTCCCAGGCTAGCTCACCTTAGCAGAAGAAATCAAAGACCGAAAGAAAATAAAGATTGA